One window of the Panulirus ornatus isolate Po-2019 chromosome 47, ASM3632096v1, whole genome shotgun sequence genome contains the following:
- the LOC139763661 gene encoding uncharacterized protein: MMSARAMLGGVLVLAIASLTAGQRIRTVELANSRYFISNDSPYSPQLNWFLAYEYCRTIGMELLSFERVEEANEIYDFFKSHNFINSNYWTSGNQLGSEMWIWMSTGQPLNNTFNFWEAGGPPLTKSQQSCMSTERGIWTPQNCMDQRHFICEQTRCFYFNYVTTNRGASQGNTTMVPGVTHVPNRTFHHPISPVIRTLGQPSAVNPKKEQQHQDQRQVQQKQQSQHEQDKSPIIEVKSDISSTVDNQTSSTLTSLKVMTTLPQDAKVTVTPAPQQDIKTMAPELKQENREMPLKHVSPNTHVATQNNEIIPSDPVFLLQQIRPPTQDFIPGEPKKERPADTRVTGLLSRKETFSWALRDYNSQ, from the exons ATGATGAGCGCGAGAGCAATGCTGGGCGGAGTCCTGGTGTTGGCCATAGCCTCCCTCACAGCAG GCCAGCGGATTCGGACAGTGGAGTTGGCTAACTCACGGTATTTCATCTCCAATGATTCACCATACTCACCACAGCTCAACTGGTTCCTGGCTTATGAGTACTGTCGCACCATTGGTATGGAACTCCTCAGctttgagagggtggaggaggccaATGAAATCTACGACTTCTTCAAATCACACA ACTTCATCAACAGCAATTACTGGACAAGTGGCAATCAACTGGGCTCAGAGATGTGGATCTGGATGAGCACTGGACAACCTCTCAATAACACCTTCAACTTCTGGGAAGCAGGAGGTCCTCCACTTAC CAAGTCCCAGCAGTCATGCATGAGCACTGAGAGGGGAATTTGGACGCCACAGAACTGCATGGATCAAAGGCACTTCATTTGTGAGCAGACTCGATGCTTCTACTTCAATTATGTGACTACCAACCGCGGTGCTTCTCAGGG AAACACAACCATGGTGCCTGGAGTTACTCATGTCCCAAACAGGACATTTCACCATCCCATCAGTCCAGTGATACGAACATTAGGACAGCCATCAGCTGTGAACCCTAAGAAGGAACAGCAACATCAAGATCAACGGCAGGTTCAGCAAAAACAACAATCACAGCACGAACAAGACAAGAGCCCTATAATTGAAGTCAAGTCAGACATATCCTCAACTGTGGAcaatcaaacatcctcaactctGACATCTCTGAAAGTAATGACAACTCTACCACAAGATGCCAAAGTTACTGTCACACCAGCCCCTCAGCAAGACATCAAGACAATGGCTCCTGAACTTAAACAGGAGAACAGAGAAATGCCCTTAAAGCATGTGAGTCCAAACACTCATGTTGCAACCCAGAACAATGAAATTATTCCCAGTGATCCTGTTTTCTTGCTGCAACAGATAAGGCCACCCACTCAAGACTTTATCCCAGGAGAGCCAAAAAAGGAAAGGCCTGCAGACACTAGAGTAACTGGCCTCCTCAGTCGTAAGGAAACATTCAGCTGGGCTCTTCGAGATTACAATTCACAGTGA